Proteins co-encoded in one Ictalurus furcatus strain D&B chromosome 9, Billie_1.0, whole genome shotgun sequence genomic window:
- the nhsl1a gene encoding NHS-like protein 1 isoform X1 produces MPFHKRTLEPQNLCRLNTGPLKSDAGQSHFELDHCSVFSSQLWTSLNDVSCTSLKNLLQQLSDLSHHACSIFLEIQSEAASVLHRSAVLQRRLDTLQHTVRKLDQKKIRIPVSSLDEESKWSVHYTAPWHQQENVFLPGSRPPCVEELHCQAKVNLKTVLRECDKLRKDGFRSSQYYSQGPTFSSPLLSDGDGQLDQDEMEKKNKSSETSAEEEKLVYSFRPQTPLLDNTSDINNHDSWSKCLPLPTPEEKMRQQAQSVTTDLVPINITGENFDRQASFRRTIINTDTIIRRSKRVKRRKTITGVPDNIKRELANNGQTGNRTPSMYTTGQYSTLGHVESINSSLKHLVTRDSGCQTDDLKIVPPSMRRIRSQRGHGITTQMANISLSSSGSISNTSDCNGAICTPHLNANDQGFHSLPRQGARICLQNLEANCSSSPYLLVSGSTSSLPYQVTMQHASPDTQHMSDLRKNTSYSSSSDEFHSFQNQCHNANSDYMVSNHSSSTSSLNAGIVLQNAINLSSVYSSQSFDTEESPLPSISACPSDHPFSSSGTSCSASSCCQSPASLHMATESQCSTLDGRNCSPSGVCENSDISESNIHCCSTLTTEHWTMNQCTSSCSSSISNVFNSLEHSPKKTDATTLFPVDTERCCTSMHLAPDCKSYSHGCINKAGNTIYNFYECREHHSQEDRASLHSNHSLTRSISLRKAKKPPLPPKRTDSLQRKPQRKPYHNEKLLNEQLISNLHESLKSHSASFSGKMPFSGLEDSWVLGPRSQSSVSIASSGMSAPAAVCPTTPTHSDSSSQHSEYNESWDFHMDFPRSCSEHGPSSQIMRPVLTKENSRGSDSNGIPLTACIKTGMNSNMAASPDKFQLMTSPSSGYSSQSITPTAGTPVTSLLRAKSSAGRPKPKVPERKSSLRSSVSSYSTTLSSNTSDSVKSLPTPPPLPKTLPGLVTLQSNSTSPMPSFVTSSVSPITAVPSPLAISSASEEKQSSPPGSYTIPEELNTRGCKTSISFCPDSPPPTSEVSSPPMLIKNKMSPLPLPPPPPLPLSSSVHKQPLTPPLPGTGLQAVTILKATNSPISLDRIKNGKELNSGQSDKHARHERPVITAQALQRVQLRPIKLMKLENIFTDIITTVCGPENQEHNKEPRTSTDKPVEIEIVKNVNKSDSVHPASVLLEPVRNTHSSENILELSLDTGPLSTTPAYSNVLQSTPTPCTSNGTLQDQRSLISPKKSNHSLIMPPILHQPALNGLELSEVTGSAMSLEPETVNSTSLTDTVNQQEISLQLEFEFEIDSQNSTPVSPRRHSLSSDISSDSLTDPQLTRLTLSDQDMGLCDKALALNDDKGITDDSLSSSSGSVIFKEEESDENDAVFDSGTDSSSPTFSSTGEDIEEMLMPTRPRTTDDLFAAIHRSKRKVLGRCESEDEHSRVFITSPPITPTSSSPSMTWMPRQSSYIQRRLRRSTTSNDSFKALLLKKGSRSEPGFRMSATEMLKCTDPRLQRSNAEAPNPFSAQCTSPGRSRKASEEWARTEGALPRLSPSLTHSKYGRSSTPPCAASSRYNSRNRIPSGPMTVICEREGELTESIDCCNIPFPVSLSSSGSVCAQGST; encoded by the exons CTGTGTCCAGTTTAGATGAGGAAAGCAAGTGGTCAGTGCATTACACAGCACCCTGGCATCAGCAGGAGAATGTATTCCTGCCAGGAAGCAGACCGCCATGTGTGGAGGAACTGCACTGCCAGGCCAAGGTCAACCTAAAGACTGTCCTCAGAG AATGCGACAAACTGAGGAAAGATGGCTTTCGTAGTTCCCAGTACTACTCTCAAGGCCCAACATTCTCCTCACCCCTCCTATCTGATGGTGATGGGCAACTGGACCAAGATGAAATGGAGAAGAAAAATAAG TCATCAGAGACGTCAGCTGAAGAAGAGAAGCTGGTATACTCCTTCAGGCCACAGACCCCTCTGCTGGATAACACCAGTGATATAAACAACCATGACAGCTGGAGTAAATGTTTGCCTTTACCAACACCAGAGGAGAAGATGAGGCAGCAAGCACAGTCTGTGACCACTGACCTTGTCCCCATCAACATCACAG GAGAGAACTTTGATCGGCAGGCGAGTTTTCGTCGTACCATAATCAACACTGACACTATAATACGAAGGTCGAAGAGGGTGAAACGAAGGAAGACGATAACAGGGGTTCCAGACAACATCAAAAGAGAATTAG CAAACAATGGACAAACTGGCAACAGAACTCCGTCCATGTACACAACAGGCCAATACTCCACCCTTGGCCATGTAGAGAGCATTAACTCTTCTCTCAAGCATTTAGTGACCCGTGACTCTGGCTGCCAGACAGACGACTTAAAGATTGTACCCCCCTCAATGCGTAGAATCCGTTCACAGAGGGGCCATGGCATTACTACTCAAATGGCAAACATCTCTCTGTCATCTTCTGGTAGCATCTCCAACACGAGTGACTGCAATGGTGCTATCTGTACTCCTCATCTTAATGCCAATGACCAAGGCTTTCACAGTCTGCCTCGTCAGGGTGCTCGAATTTGTCTTCAAAATCTCGAGGCCAATTGCAGCAGTTCTCCATACTTACTGGTCTCTGGCTCCACAAGCTCCTTACCCTACCAGGTTACCATGCAACATGCCAGCCCAGACACACAGCACATGtctgatttaagaaaaaatacatCATACAGTTCCAGTTCTGATGAATTTCATTCTTTCCAGAATCAATGTCATAATGCAAATTCAGACTACATGGTTTCCAATCACAGTAGTAGCACATCCTCCTTGAATGCTGGTATTGTTTTGCAGAATGCCATAAACCTTAGTTCTGTCTACTCATCACAAAGCTTTGACACAGAAGAGTCACCATTACCTTCTATATCAGCTTGTCCCTCTGACCACCCGTTCAGTAGCAGTGGTACCTCTTGTTCTGCTAGCTCCTGCTGCCAGTCTCCAGCCTCCCTCCACATGGCTACAGAGTCCCAATGTAGTACCCTTGATGGAAGGAACTGTAGTCCCAGTGGTGTCTGTGAAAACTCTGACATCTCAGAGAGCAACATTCATTGCTGCAGCACACTGACCACTGAACATTGGACAATGAACCAGTGTACCTCAAGCTGTTCCTCATCCAtcagtaatgtttttaatagTCTGGAACATTCACCCAAAAAGACAGATGCCACCACGTTGTTTCCTGTTGATACCGAGAGATGCTGTACTTCTATGCATTTGGCACCAGATTGCAAATCATACAGTCATGGTTGCATCAACAAAGCAGGTAATACAATATACAATTTTTATGAGTGCAGGGAGCACCACAGTCAAGAAGACCGTGCAAGCCTGCATAGTAATCATTCTCTAACTCGCAGCATTTCCCTGCGGAAAGCCAAAAAGCCCCCACTCCCTCCCAAAAGAACTGACTCATTGCAACGCAAACCGCAGAGAAAACCATACCACAACGAGAAGCTCCTTAATGAACAACTGATCTCCAATCTCCATGAATCCCTGAAAAGTCATAGTGCCTCATTCTCTGGCAAGATGCCCTTCAGTGGATTAGAGGATTCTTGGGTACTGGGTCCCAGAAGCCAGAGCTCAGTTAGTATAGCAAGCAGTGGAATGTCAGCACCAGCTGCTGTGTGTCcaaccacacccacacacagtgaCAGCAGCAGTCAGCATTCAGAATACAATGAGTCATGGGACTTTCACATGGATTTTCCCCGCTCATGCTCTGAACATGGGCCATCCTCTCAAATTATGAGGCCTGTACTTACCAAAGAGAATTCAAGAGGCTCAGACAGTAATGGAATTCCATTAACTGCCTGCATCAAGACTGGGATGAATTCCAATATGGCTGCATCGCCAGACAAATTCCAACTTATGACTTCACCATCTAGTGGTTATTCGAGTCAGTCCATTACCCCAACTGCAGGTACCCCAGTAACATCACTTCTGAGAGCCAAATCTTCAGCAGGAAGGCCCAAACCAAAAGTCCCAGAGAGGAAGTCATCACTGCGGTCCTCAGTTTCCTCTTACTCTACAACCCTGTCTTCAAACACATCAGATTCTGTCAAGAGCCTTCCAACACCTCCACCTCTGCCTAAAACATTGCCTGGTTTAGTCACCCTTCAGTCTAATTCAACTAGCCCTATGCCCAGTTTTGTTACATCCAGTGTATCCCCAATCACAGCAGTACCATCTCCTTTGGCTATAAGCTCTGCTTCTGAGGAAAAGCAAAGTTCTCCCCCAGGGTCATATACAATACCAGAGGAATTAAATACCAGAGGATGTAAAACATCCATAAGCTTTTGTCCTGACTCTCCTCCTCCTACATCAGAAGTCTCTTCTCCTCCGAtgctgattaaaaataaaatgagccCTCTACCACttccaccacctcctccacttCCACTTTCATCAAGTGTTCACAAGCAGCCTCTTACCCCACCTTTACCTGGGACAGGTCTTCAAGCAGTGACCATTTTAAAAGCAACAAATTCACCTATATCTTTGGATAGAatcaaaaatggaaaagaacTAAACTCTGGGCAATCTGACAAACATGCAAGACATGAGAGGCCAGTAATTACTGCCCAAGCTCTTCAGAGGGTACAGCTCCGACCAATAAAGCTTATGAAAttggaaaatattttcacagataTCATTACAACAGTGTGTGGGCCAGAAAACCAAGAACATAACAAGGAGCCCAGAACTAGTACAGACAAACCTGTAGAAATAGAGATAgtcaaaaatgttaataaatctgACTCTGTCCATCCAGCTTCTGTTTTACTTGAACCAGTCAGAAATACCCATTCTAGTGAGAACATTCTAGAGCTTTCACTTGACACTGGACCTCTAAGTACAACTCCTGCCTACTCCAATGTTCTACAGTCCACACCTACTCCATGTACATCGAATGGTACACTCCAGGATCAGAGGTCTCTAATATCACCTAAAAAGTCCAATCACTCTCTGATTATGCCACCTATCTTGCACCAACCTGCTTTGAACGGCCTTGAACTTAGTGAAGTTACTGGCTCAGCAATGTCTTTAGAGCCAGAGACCGTAAACAGTACATCTCTGACAGACACTGTTAATCAGCAGGAGATTTCACTACAACTAGAGTTTGAATTTGAGATTGATTCTCAGAATTCTACTCCTGTGAGTCCAAGAAGACACTCACTCAGCAGTGACATCTCCTCAGACAGTCTGACTGACCCTCAACTCACTCGCCTTACTCTCAGTGACCAAGACATGGGATTGTGTGATAAAGCCCTTGCGCTAAATGATGATAAAGGCATTACAGATGATAGTTTAAGTAGCAGCTCAGGATCGGTAATCTTcaaagaggaagaaagtgaCGAAAATG ATGCTGTGTTTGACTCTGGAACAGATAGCTCCTCTCCAACTTTCAGCAGTACCGGAGAAGATATTGAGGAAATGTTGATGCCTACACGTCCACGTACTACTGATGACCTATTTGCAGCCATCCACAG GTCAAAGAGGAAGGTTCTGGGGCGTTGCGAGTCTGAGGATGAACACTCCCGTGTTTTCATTACCTCGCCACCAATCACACCTACAAGTTCCAGCCCCAGCATGACTTGGATGCCCCGTCAGAGCAGCTACATCCAGCGTAGGCTGCGCCGTTCCACCACCAGCAACGACAGCTTCAAAGCCCTGCTCCTGAAGAAGGGTAGCCGCTCAGAGCCTGGTTTCCGAATGTCTGCAACGGAGATGTTAAAATGCACTGACCCTCGGCTACAGAGATCCAATGCAGAGGCCCCAAATCCCTTTTCAGCTCAGTGCACCTCCCCAGGGAGAAGCAGGAAAGCATCCGAGGAGTGGGCACGTACAGAAGGTGCCTTGCCTCGTCTTTCGCCCTCACTAACACACTCCAAATATGGGCGCTCCAGTACTCCACCTTGTGCTGCTAGCAGCCGGTATAACTCCCGCAATCGCATCCCTAGTGGGCCCATGACTGTGATATGCGAGAGGGAAGGGGAACTGACCGAGTCAATAGATTGCTGCAACATTCCTTTCCCTGTGTCACTGTCCTCCAGTGGCTCAGTGTGCGCTCAGGGCAGCACTTAG
- the nhsl1a gene encoding NHS-like protein 1 isoform X2: protein MSSLSRWFEQILLNTSDQLDPQEDFNEWVYTPLHDRAVSSLDEESKWSVHYTAPWHQQENVFLPGSRPPCVEELHCQAKVNLKTVLRECDKLRKDGFRSSQYYSQGPTFSSPLLSDGDGQLDQDEMEKKNKSSETSAEEEKLVYSFRPQTPLLDNTSDINNHDSWSKCLPLPTPEEKMRQQAQSVTTDLVPINITGENFDRQASFRRTIINTDTIIRRSKRVKRRKTITGVPDNIKRELANNGQTGNRTPSMYTTGQYSTLGHVESINSSLKHLVTRDSGCQTDDLKIVPPSMRRIRSQRGHGITTQMANISLSSSGSISNTSDCNGAICTPHLNANDQGFHSLPRQGARICLQNLEANCSSSPYLLVSGSTSSLPYQVTMQHASPDTQHMSDLRKNTSYSSSSDEFHSFQNQCHNANSDYMVSNHSSSTSSLNAGIVLQNAINLSSVYSSQSFDTEESPLPSISACPSDHPFSSSGTSCSASSCCQSPASLHMATESQCSTLDGRNCSPSGVCENSDISESNIHCCSTLTTEHWTMNQCTSSCSSSISNVFNSLEHSPKKTDATTLFPVDTERCCTSMHLAPDCKSYSHGCINKAGNTIYNFYECREHHSQEDRASLHSNHSLTRSISLRKAKKPPLPPKRTDSLQRKPQRKPYHNEKLLNEQLISNLHESLKSHSASFSGKMPFSGLEDSWVLGPRSQSSVSIASSGMSAPAAVCPTTPTHSDSSSQHSEYNESWDFHMDFPRSCSEHGPSSQIMRPVLTKENSRGSDSNGIPLTACIKTGMNSNMAASPDKFQLMTSPSSGYSSQSITPTAGTPVTSLLRAKSSAGRPKPKVPERKSSLRSSVSSYSTTLSSNTSDSVKSLPTPPPLPKTLPGLVTLQSNSTSPMPSFVTSSVSPITAVPSPLAISSASEEKQSSPPGSYTIPEELNTRGCKTSISFCPDSPPPTSEVSSPPMLIKNKMSPLPLPPPPPLPLSSSVHKQPLTPPLPGTGLQAVTILKATNSPISLDRIKNGKELNSGQSDKHARHERPVITAQALQRVQLRPIKLMKLENIFTDIITTVCGPENQEHNKEPRTSTDKPVEIEIVKNVNKSDSVHPASVLLEPVRNTHSSENILELSLDTGPLSTTPAYSNVLQSTPTPCTSNGTLQDQRSLISPKKSNHSLIMPPILHQPALNGLELSEVTGSAMSLEPETVNSTSLTDTVNQQEISLQLEFEFEIDSQNSTPVSPRRHSLSSDISSDSLTDPQLTRLTLSDQDMGLCDKALALNDDKGITDDSLSSSSGSVIFKEEESDENDAVFDSGTDSSSPTFSSTGEDIEEMLMPTRPRTTDDLFAAIHRSKRKVLGRCESEDEHSRVFITSPPITPTSSSPSMTWMPRQSSYIQRRLRRSTTSNDSFKALLLKKGSRSEPGFRMSATEMLKCTDPRLQRSNAEAPNPFSAQCTSPGRSRKASEEWARTEGALPRLSPSLTHSKYGRSSTPPCAASSRYNSRNRIPSGPMTVICEREGELTESIDCCNIPFPVSLSSSGSVCAQGST, encoded by the exons CTGTGTCCAGTTTAGATGAGGAAAGCAAGTGGTCAGTGCATTACACAGCACCCTGGCATCAGCAGGAGAATGTATTCCTGCCAGGAAGCAGACCGCCATGTGTGGAGGAACTGCACTGCCAGGCCAAGGTCAACCTAAAGACTGTCCTCAGAG AATGCGACAAACTGAGGAAAGATGGCTTTCGTAGTTCCCAGTACTACTCTCAAGGCCCAACATTCTCCTCACCCCTCCTATCTGATGGTGATGGGCAACTGGACCAAGATGAAATGGAGAAGAAAAATAAG TCATCAGAGACGTCAGCTGAAGAAGAGAAGCTGGTATACTCCTTCAGGCCACAGACCCCTCTGCTGGATAACACCAGTGATATAAACAACCATGACAGCTGGAGTAAATGTTTGCCTTTACCAACACCAGAGGAGAAGATGAGGCAGCAAGCACAGTCTGTGACCACTGACCTTGTCCCCATCAACATCACAG GAGAGAACTTTGATCGGCAGGCGAGTTTTCGTCGTACCATAATCAACACTGACACTATAATACGAAGGTCGAAGAGGGTGAAACGAAGGAAGACGATAACAGGGGTTCCAGACAACATCAAAAGAGAATTAG CAAACAATGGACAAACTGGCAACAGAACTCCGTCCATGTACACAACAGGCCAATACTCCACCCTTGGCCATGTAGAGAGCATTAACTCTTCTCTCAAGCATTTAGTGACCCGTGACTCTGGCTGCCAGACAGACGACTTAAAGATTGTACCCCCCTCAATGCGTAGAATCCGTTCACAGAGGGGCCATGGCATTACTACTCAAATGGCAAACATCTCTCTGTCATCTTCTGGTAGCATCTCCAACACGAGTGACTGCAATGGTGCTATCTGTACTCCTCATCTTAATGCCAATGACCAAGGCTTTCACAGTCTGCCTCGTCAGGGTGCTCGAATTTGTCTTCAAAATCTCGAGGCCAATTGCAGCAGTTCTCCATACTTACTGGTCTCTGGCTCCACAAGCTCCTTACCCTACCAGGTTACCATGCAACATGCCAGCCCAGACACACAGCACATGtctgatttaagaaaaaatacatCATACAGTTCCAGTTCTGATGAATTTCATTCTTTCCAGAATCAATGTCATAATGCAAATTCAGACTACATGGTTTCCAATCACAGTAGTAGCACATCCTCCTTGAATGCTGGTATTGTTTTGCAGAATGCCATAAACCTTAGTTCTGTCTACTCATCACAAAGCTTTGACACAGAAGAGTCACCATTACCTTCTATATCAGCTTGTCCCTCTGACCACCCGTTCAGTAGCAGTGGTACCTCTTGTTCTGCTAGCTCCTGCTGCCAGTCTCCAGCCTCCCTCCACATGGCTACAGAGTCCCAATGTAGTACCCTTGATGGAAGGAACTGTAGTCCCAGTGGTGTCTGTGAAAACTCTGACATCTCAGAGAGCAACATTCATTGCTGCAGCACACTGACCACTGAACATTGGACAATGAACCAGTGTACCTCAAGCTGTTCCTCATCCAtcagtaatgtttttaatagTCTGGAACATTCACCCAAAAAGACAGATGCCACCACGTTGTTTCCTGTTGATACCGAGAGATGCTGTACTTCTATGCATTTGGCACCAGATTGCAAATCATACAGTCATGGTTGCATCAACAAAGCAGGTAATACAATATACAATTTTTATGAGTGCAGGGAGCACCACAGTCAAGAAGACCGTGCAAGCCTGCATAGTAATCATTCTCTAACTCGCAGCATTTCCCTGCGGAAAGCCAAAAAGCCCCCACTCCCTCCCAAAAGAACTGACTCATTGCAACGCAAACCGCAGAGAAAACCATACCACAACGAGAAGCTCCTTAATGAACAACTGATCTCCAATCTCCATGAATCCCTGAAAAGTCATAGTGCCTCATTCTCTGGCAAGATGCCCTTCAGTGGATTAGAGGATTCTTGGGTACTGGGTCCCAGAAGCCAGAGCTCAGTTAGTATAGCAAGCAGTGGAATGTCAGCACCAGCTGCTGTGTGTCcaaccacacccacacacagtgaCAGCAGCAGTCAGCATTCAGAATACAATGAGTCATGGGACTTTCACATGGATTTTCCCCGCTCATGCTCTGAACATGGGCCATCCTCTCAAATTATGAGGCCTGTACTTACCAAAGAGAATTCAAGAGGCTCAGACAGTAATGGAATTCCATTAACTGCCTGCATCAAGACTGGGATGAATTCCAATATGGCTGCATCGCCAGACAAATTCCAACTTATGACTTCACCATCTAGTGGTTATTCGAGTCAGTCCATTACCCCAACTGCAGGTACCCCAGTAACATCACTTCTGAGAGCCAAATCTTCAGCAGGAAGGCCCAAACCAAAAGTCCCAGAGAGGAAGTCATCACTGCGGTCCTCAGTTTCCTCTTACTCTACAACCCTGTCTTCAAACACATCAGATTCTGTCAAGAGCCTTCCAACACCTCCACCTCTGCCTAAAACATTGCCTGGTTTAGTCACCCTTCAGTCTAATTCAACTAGCCCTATGCCCAGTTTTGTTACATCCAGTGTATCCCCAATCACAGCAGTACCATCTCCTTTGGCTATAAGCTCTGCTTCTGAGGAAAAGCAAAGTTCTCCCCCAGGGTCATATACAATACCAGAGGAATTAAATACCAGAGGATGTAAAACATCCATAAGCTTTTGTCCTGACTCTCCTCCTCCTACATCAGAAGTCTCTTCTCCTCCGAtgctgattaaaaataaaatgagccCTCTACCACttccaccacctcctccacttCCACTTTCATCAAGTGTTCACAAGCAGCCTCTTACCCCACCTTTACCTGGGACAGGTCTTCAAGCAGTGACCATTTTAAAAGCAACAAATTCACCTATATCTTTGGATAGAatcaaaaatggaaaagaacTAAACTCTGGGCAATCTGACAAACATGCAAGACATGAGAGGCCAGTAATTACTGCCCAAGCTCTTCAGAGGGTACAGCTCCGACCAATAAAGCTTATGAAAttggaaaatattttcacagataTCATTACAACAGTGTGTGGGCCAGAAAACCAAGAACATAACAAGGAGCCCAGAACTAGTACAGACAAACCTGTAGAAATAGAGATAgtcaaaaatgttaataaatctgACTCTGTCCATCCAGCTTCTGTTTTACTTGAACCAGTCAGAAATACCCATTCTAGTGAGAACATTCTAGAGCTTTCACTTGACACTGGACCTCTAAGTACAACTCCTGCCTACTCCAATGTTCTACAGTCCACACCTACTCCATGTACATCGAATGGTACACTCCAGGATCAGAGGTCTCTAATATCACCTAAAAAGTCCAATCACTCTCTGATTATGCCACCTATCTTGCACCAACCTGCTTTGAACGGCCTTGAACTTAGTGAAGTTACTGGCTCAGCAATGTCTTTAGAGCCAGAGACCGTAAACAGTACATCTCTGACAGACACTGTTAATCAGCAGGAGATTTCACTACAACTAGAGTTTGAATTTGAGATTGATTCTCAGAATTCTACTCCTGTGAGTCCAAGAAGACACTCACTCAGCAGTGACATCTCCTCAGACAGTCTGACTGACCCTCAACTCACTCGCCTTACTCTCAGTGACCAAGACATGGGATTGTGTGATAAAGCCCTTGCGCTAAATGATGATAAAGGCATTACAGATGATAGTTTAAGTAGCAGCTCAGGATCGGTAATCTTcaaagaggaagaaagtgaCGAAAATG ATGCTGTGTTTGACTCTGGAACAGATAGCTCCTCTCCAACTTTCAGCAGTACCGGAGAAGATATTGAGGAAATGTTGATGCCTACACGTCCACGTACTACTGATGACCTATTTGCAGCCATCCACAG GTCAAAGAGGAAGGTTCTGGGGCGTTGCGAGTCTGAGGATGAACACTCCCGTGTTTTCATTACCTCGCCACCAATCACACCTACAAGTTCCAGCCCCAGCATGACTTGGATGCCCCGTCAGAGCAGCTACATCCAGCGTAGGCTGCGCCGTTCCACCACCAGCAACGACAGCTTCAAAGCCCTGCTCCTGAAGAAGGGTAGCCGCTCAGAGCCTGGTTTCCGAATGTCTGCAACGGAGATGTTAAAATGCACTGACCCTCGGCTACAGAGATCCAATGCAGAGGCCCCAAATCCCTTTTCAGCTCAGTGCACCTCCCCAGGGAGAAGCAGGAAAGCATCCGAGGAGTGGGCACGTACAGAAGGTGCCTTGCCTCGTCTTTCGCCCTCACTAACACACTCCAAATATGGGCGCTCCAGTACTCCACCTTGTGCTGCTAGCAGCCGGTATAACTCCCGCAATCGCATCCCTAGTGGGCCCATGACTGTGATATGCGAGAGGGAAGGGGAACTGACCGAGTCAATAGATTGCTGCAACATTCCTTTCCCTGTGTCACTGTCCTCCAGTGGCTCAGTGTGCGCTCAGGGCAGCACTTAG